The Phycisphaeraceae bacterium genome window below encodes:
- a CDS encoding PEP-CTERM sorting domain-containing protein (PEP-CTERM proteins occur, often in large numbers, in the proteomes of bacteria that also encode an exosortase, a predicted intramembrane cysteine proteinase. The presence of a PEP-CTERM domain at a protein's C-terminus predicts cleavage within the sorting domain, followed by covalent anchoring to some some component of the (usually Gram-negative) cell surface. Many PEP-CTERM proteins exhibit an unusual sequence composition that includes large numbers of potential glycosylation sites. Expression of one such protein has been shown restore the ability of a bacterium to form floc, a type of biofilm.), with the protein MFKTKTMLFAATAAGMTFSGMAQGSALNFELFQLVTDNGLAGVPIRFDFNDLSISTSLNGGAPAVSGDVIQGVFTIETVTLTAAGGTFIDQVNLADTDVEVFGRFELVIDTLSPTLITTSSAVFEIFEDDRTDGVRTVAGLTGSTAYASSVWGGGGISNGTAYGLLNTASGGSYDLFQLPNGDLSILPNLDIAPAGLPLNDPALGAGSNVLGTGTVTPTSVAGEFNNRASFNFGAVVPEPASAALMGLAGIAMLRRH; encoded by the coding sequence ATGTTCAAGACTAAGACAATGTTGTTTGCTGCGACAGCGGCAGGCATGACCTTTTCGGGTATGGCTCAGGGTTCGGCCCTGAACTTTGAGCTGTTTCAGCTCGTCACGGATAACGGGCTGGCTGGTGTGCCTATCCGGTTCGACTTTAACGATCTGAGCATCTCGACTTCGCTCAACGGCGGGGCCCCCGCTGTCTCGGGTGATGTGATCCAGGGTGTGTTCACGATCGAAACGGTCACACTGACTGCGGCTGGTGGCACCTTCATTGACCAAGTGAATCTCGCGGACACCGACGTGGAAGTCTTCGGTCGTTTTGAGCTGGTTATTGACACGCTGTCGCCAACGCTGATCACGACCTCGAGTGCGGTCTTCGAGATCTTCGAGGACGATCGCACGGATGGTGTTCGCACCGTGGCCGGGCTGACCGGTTCAACCGCGTATGCCAGTTCGGTCTGGGGTGGCGGCGGCATCTCGAACGGGACTGCGTACGGTCTGCTGAACACCGCCTCAGGTGGAAGCTACGACCTGTTCCAGCTTCCCAACGGCGACCTGTCGATCCTGCCGAACCTTGATATTGCCCCTGCTGGCCTCCCGCTCAACGATCCTGCCCTTGGTGCGGGCTCAAATGTGCTTGGCACCGGCACCGTGACCCCCACCTCGGTGGCGGGTGAGTTCAACAACCGGGCGAGCTTCAACTTCGGGGCCGTGGTTCCCGAGCCGGCTTCGGCGGCTCTGATGGGCCTCGCCGGTATCGCGATGCTCCGTCGTCACTAA
- a CDS encoding ATP-binding protein, with the protein MRIVVTGQVGMDKKDYLEAAARLAGQNGENIDLYHVGDRMYAEAPDVRPGRILDLPLSRLHALRRSAMKDIIAESASQPNIIVNTHATFRWRHGLFPAFDFDQLRLLQPDIMVCLVDNIEVVHHRLHSEHTLDATLKDLMVWREEEIMATELAAQALGPNTLFCIVARGRENETLEGIVRLACRSGMRRVYPSFPMTHVVGLPDVQAEIDAFRAELAKYFITFDPGDVDEKLLLDNAVEAAKTGQDFINAVIVRNGRHQTFPVPVRQVLDIAGDIDGQIYMRDFKLIDQSDMIVSLVPELPGGMPGLSSGVERELQHAFEHGKEVYVVWKPAKNPSPFITETATKVFRTTEEALSHFETSGMFVQHNLFGV; encoded by the coding sequence ATGCGCATCGTTGTCACCGGTCAGGTCGGGATGGACAAAAAGGACTACCTCGAGGCCGCCGCCCGGCTCGCTGGGCAGAACGGCGAAAACATCGATCTCTACCACGTCGGCGACCGCATGTACGCCGAAGCCCCCGATGTCCGCCCCGGACGCATCCTCGACCTCCCCCTCTCCCGCCTCCACGCCCTCCGCCGCTCAGCGATGAAGGACATCATCGCCGAGTCCGCCAGCCAGCCCAACATCATCGTCAACACCCACGCCACCTTCCGCTGGCGCCACGGCCTCTTCCCTGCCTTCGACTTTGACCAGCTCCGCCTCCTCCAGCCCGACATCATGGTCTGCCTCGTCGACAACATCGAGGTCGTCCACCACCGCCTCCACTCGGAACACACCCTCGACGCCACCCTCAAAGACCTCATGGTTTGGCGCGAAGAAGAGATCATGGCCACCGAGCTTGCCGCCCAGGCCCTTGGCCCTAACACCCTCTTCTGCATCGTCGCCCGCGGCCGCGAGAACGAAACCCTCGAAGGCATCGTCCGACTCGCTTGCCGCTCGGGCATGCGCCGCGTCTACCCCTCTTTCCCCATGACCCACGTCGTCGGCCTCCCCGACGTCCAGGCCGAGATCGATGCCTTCCGTGCTGAACTCGCGAAGTACTTCATCACCTTCGATCCCGGCGACGTCGACGAGAAACTCCTCCTCGACAACGCCGTCGAAGCCGCCAAGACCGGCCAAGACTTCATCAACGCCGTCATCGTCCGCAACGGCCGCCACCAGACCTTCCCCGTCCCCGTCCGCCAGGTTCTCGACATCGCCGGCGACATCGACGGCCAGATTTACATGCGCGACTTCAAACTCATCGACCAGTCCGACATGATCGTCTCCCTCGTCCCCGAACTCCCAGGCGGGATGCCCGGCCTCTCCTCAGGCGTCGAACGCGAACTCCAGCACGCCTTCGAACACGGCAAAGAGGTCTACGTCGTCTGGAAACCCGCCAAAAACCCCAGCCCCTTCATCACCGAAACCGCCACCAAGGTCTTCCGCACCACCGAAGAGGCCCTCAGCCACTTCGAGACCTCCGGCATGTTCGTGCAGCACAACCTCTTTGGCGTCTAA
- the floA gene encoding flotillin-like protein FloA (flotillin-like protein involved in membrane lipid rafts), with the protein MMSPPGQWVRVVHHNGVSIMLLVGQTGFQIVLGIVVVVLVLIAIVIGAFFLRYLNLWLQAALSKAYVAFSDIIGMTFRKVNPTIIVNSRIMAKKAGLEVSTAQLETHYLARGDVPRVVRAMIAANRADIELPWDRACAIDLAGRDILEAVQTSVNPKVIDCPNPNSGRSTIDAVAQDGIQLKAKARVTVRANLARLIGGATEETIIARVGEGIVTTIGSAVSHKAVLENPDKISKTVLAKGLDAGTAFEILSIDIADIDVGENIGAKLQADQAEADKRRFQAEAEQKRAMAVATEQENRASIELNRAKVVLAEAEIPQAIAEAFRSGNLGIMDYYKLRNIQADTEMRSTIAGEEDKHRDDTSS; encoded by the coding sequence ATGATGTCACCCCCGGGCCAGTGGGTCCGGGTGGTTCACCACAATGGGGTAAGCATCATGCTGCTAGTTGGTCAGACGGGTTTCCAGATTGTTCTTGGGATTGTTGTTGTTGTTCTGGTGCTGATCGCGATCGTGATCGGTGCGTTTTTCCTTCGTTACCTCAATCTGTGGCTGCAGGCGGCGTTGTCGAAGGCGTATGTGGCCTTTTCGGACATCATCGGGATGACGTTCCGGAAGGTGAACCCGACGATCATCGTCAACAGCCGGATCATGGCGAAGAAGGCGGGTCTCGAAGTCAGCACGGCGCAGCTTGAGACGCATTATCTGGCTCGGGGTGATGTCCCGCGGGTGGTGCGTGCGATGATCGCGGCGAACCGGGCGGACATCGAGCTGCCGTGGGACCGTGCGTGTGCGATCGACCTGGCGGGGCGTGACATCCTGGAGGCCGTGCAGACGTCGGTGAATCCGAAGGTGATTGACTGCCCGAACCCGAACTCGGGCCGGAGCACGATAGACGCGGTGGCTCAGGACGGGATCCAGCTCAAGGCGAAGGCGCGGGTCACGGTGCGGGCGAATCTGGCACGGCTGATTGGTGGTGCGACGGAAGAGACGATTATCGCGCGTGTGGGTGAGGGTATTGTGACGACGATCGGATCGGCGGTCTCACACAAGGCGGTGCTGGAGAACCCGGACAAGATCTCCAAGACGGTGCTGGCCAAGGGACTGGACGCGGGCACGGCGTTTGAGATCCTGTCGATCGATATCGCGGATATCGACGTGGGTGAGAACATCGGTGCGAAGCTCCAGGCGGATCAGGCGGAGGCGGACAAGCGACGCTTCCAGGCCGAGGCCGAGCAGAAGCGTGCGATGGCGGTTGCCACGGAGCAGGAGAACCGAGCGAGCATCGAGCTAAACCGTGCGAAGGTGGTGCTCGCTGAGGCGGAGATCCCGCAGGCGATCGCGGAGGCGTTCCGGAGCGGGAATCTGGGGATCATGGACTACTACAAGCTGCGGAACATTCAAGCGGATACAGAGATGCGCAGCACGATCGCTGGTGAAGAGGACAAGCACCGCGACGACACGTCGTCATAA
- a CDS encoding GTPase, translating to MTPTHIIELTAPNPGAVALLVLNGPQAPQIAAQLTGSPIPPDRRLRLRQFDNIDEGLVVAHPATDSAPATIWLMPHAGRAVIHAIIQHCTQLGATLSTTPDPRTYFPEADSLIETEACLLMTRAASPLAVDALAAQPKAWSDDPRPDPVTTHQRTCTLDRLITPPTVAVVGRPNVGKSTLLNRLLGRRAAITSELPGTTRDWVGALVELPLGDQPHQAIAVHWVDSPGLRSTVDEVEAEAIRRVQPILERADVLIALRDRTIPWPDPQALPRSPDLHVINKADLDQPEDPKYPDAIHISAETGSGLPQLASAVLTHLGFTHEWPAIIRRPWAFNDRLRSTL from the coding sequence ATGACCCCCACCCACATCATCGAGCTCACCGCACCCAACCCCGGTGCCGTCGCCCTCCTCGTCCTCAACGGCCCACAAGCCCCGCAGATCGCAGCGCAGCTCACCGGCTCACCCATCCCACCCGATCGCCGCCTGCGGCTCCGACAGTTCGACAACATCGACGAGGGTCTCGTCGTCGCCCATCCAGCAACTGACAGCGCACCAGCCACCATCTGGCTCATGCCCCACGCCGGCAGGGCGGTGATCCACGCCATCATCCAGCATTGCACCCAACTCGGTGCCACCCTCTCCACCACGCCCGACCCCCGCACCTACTTCCCCGAAGCCGATTCCCTGATCGAAACCGAAGCCTGCCTGCTGATGACCCGCGCTGCCAGCCCCTTGGCCGTCGATGCCCTCGCAGCCCAGCCCAAGGCCTGGTCAGACGACCCAAGACCTGATCCCGTTACGACACACCAACGAACCTGCACCCTCGACCGCCTGATCACCCCACCCACAGTCGCTGTCGTCGGCCGCCCCAACGTCGGCAAGTCCACCCTCCTCAACCGCCTCCTCGGCCGCCGCGCCGCCATCACCTCCGAACTCCCCGGCACCACCCGCGACTGGGTCGGTGCCCTCGTTGAACTCCCCTTAGGCGATCAGCCCCACCAGGCCATCGCCGTCCACTGGGTCGATAGCCCCGGCCTGCGTAGCACCGTCGATGAGGTCGAAGCCGAGGCCATCCGTCGGGTCCAACCCATTCTCGAACGAGCCGATGTGCTCATCGCTCTACGCGACCGCACCATCCCCTGGCCTGACCCTCAAGCCCTCCCCAGATCCCCCGATCTGCATGTCATCAACAAGGCCGACCTCGACCAACCAGAAGACCCCAAGTACCCCGACGCCATCCACATCAGCGCTGAGACCGGCTCAGGACTCCCTCAGCTCGCCTCCGCCGTGCTGACGCACCTCGGATTCACCCACGAATGGCCCGCCATCATCCGACGTCCCTGGGCTTTCAACGACCGGCTTCGGTCCACTTTATGA
- a CDS encoding type III pantothenate kinase translates to MSQVNLLAVSVGNTRTRVGAYVDGKLVESATFSNERHTKVMDAIAEAVHALRDHPEAPVVVASVNPPMSTSMEEELKALGRTVLRVERDMPVPIGRQLDREALIGEDRLLNAAAAFDVLKQALVVVDAGTAMTVDFVDGAGTFHGGAILPGAQLMLDSLSQRTALLPEVEFERPTENIGHSTLQAMLTGIYQGMRGAVRELVEAYALETGQYPIIVATGGDADLLFREWELIDRIVPDLTLKGLEVTLRTALERERDAQG, encoded by the coding sequence ATGAGCCAAGTCAATCTTCTGGCGGTAAGCGTTGGCAACACCCGGACTCGGGTTGGAGCCTACGTCGATGGCAAACTCGTCGAGTCCGCCACCTTCTCCAACGAGCGACACACCAAAGTCATGGACGCCATCGCCGAGGCCGTCCACGCCCTGCGCGATCACCCCGAAGCACCGGTCGTCGTCGCGTCAGTCAATCCTCCCATGTCCACCAGCATGGAAGAAGAGCTCAAAGCACTCGGCCGCACCGTGCTCCGCGTCGAGCGAGACATGCCCGTCCCCATCGGACGCCAGCTCGACCGCGAAGCACTCATCGGCGAAGACCGCCTGCTCAACGCCGCCGCTGCCTTCGACGTCCTCAAGCAAGCTCTCGTCGTCGTCGATGCCGGCACCGCCATGACCGTCGATTTCGTCGATGGTGCGGGAACCTTCCATGGCGGGGCCATCCTCCCTGGCGCTCAACTCATGCTCGACAGCCTCAGCCAACGAACCGCTCTGCTCCCCGAAGTCGAGTTCGAGCGACCCACCGAAAACATCGGCCACAGCACCCTCCAGGCCATGCTCACCGGCATCTACCAGGGCATGAGAGGAGCCGTCCGCGAGCTCGTCGAGGCCTACGCCCTCGAAACCGGTCAGTACCCCATCATTGTCGCCACGGGCGGGGACGCCGACCTCCTCTTCCGCGAGTGGGAACTCATCGACCGCATCGTCCCAGACCTCACGCTCAAAGGACTCGAAGTCACCCTCCGCACCGCCCTCGAACGCGAACGTGATGCCCAAGGCTAA
- the obgE gene encoding GTPase ObgE, with product MLIDQAIIEIRSGKGGDGRVSFRREKYIARGGPDGGDGGDGGSVIAQAIHGVDTLLDFAGRHHWFAQDGEPGGSRGCYGKNGRDCVLRLPAGTLIYNDDTGDCLADLTTENAKLVIAQGGKGGRGNIHFATATNQVPREATPGGEAIELRLRLELKLIADVGLIGLPNAGKSTLLSSISRATPKIADYPFTTLEPQLGIAELAGSRRIVIADLPGLIEGAADGTGLGSRFLRHIERTRVLLHLVSCESGDPGQCAAAYHMIREELAGYSTELAEKQEVIALSKCDLWGDDAPDFATQVASAIDKPVLMLSSATQSGLTDLLEQAWKHLNRDTDTARTGWGPRAAGSEAPNR from the coding sequence ATGCTCATCGACCAAGCCATCATCGAAATCCGCAGCGGGAAGGGCGGTGATGGCCGCGTCAGCTTCCGCAGAGAAAAATACATCGCCCGTGGCGGGCCCGATGGTGGCGATGGCGGGGATGGCGGGTCGGTGATCGCCCAGGCAATCCACGGCGTCGACACCCTCCTCGACTTCGCCGGTCGGCACCACTGGTTCGCCCAGGACGGCGAGCCCGGCGGGTCACGGGGCTGCTATGGAAAAAATGGACGCGACTGCGTCCTACGACTCCCCGCTGGGACGCTCATCTACAACGACGACACCGGCGACTGCCTCGCCGACCTCACCACCGAGAACGCCAAACTCGTCATCGCACAAGGCGGCAAAGGCGGTCGCGGGAACATCCACTTCGCCACCGCCACCAACCAGGTCCCCCGCGAGGCTACCCCTGGCGGTGAAGCCATCGAACTCCGACTCCGACTCGAACTCAAACTCATCGCTGACGTCGGACTCATCGGACTACCCAACGCCGGAAAATCCACCCTCCTCTCCAGCATCAGCCGAGCCACCCCCAAGATCGCCGACTACCCCTTCACCACCCTCGAACCTCAACTCGGCATCGCCGAACTCGCTGGCAGCCGACGCATCGTCATCGCCGACCTCCCCGGACTCATCGAAGGCGCCGCCGATGGCACCGGCCTCGGCAGCCGATTCCTCCGCCACATCGAACGCACCCGCGTCCTGCTCCACCTTGTCTCCTGTGAGTCAGGCGATCCAGGCCAGTGCGCCGCCGCCTACCACATGATCCGCGAAGAACTCGCCGGCTACTCCACCGAACTCGCCGAGAAGCAAGAGGTCATCGCCCTGAGCAAATGCGATCTTTGGGGCGATGACGCCCCCGACTTCGCCACTCAGGTCGCCTCAGCAATCGACAAACCCGTCCTGATGCTCAGCAGCGCAACCCAATCAGGACTCACCGACCTTCTCGAACAAGCCTGGAAACACCTCAACCGCGACACGGACACTGCCAGAACCGGCTGGGGACCACGGGCAGCAGGTAGCGAAGCGCCGAACCGTTAA
- the rpmA gene encoding 50S ribosomal protein L27 translates to MAHKKGQGSTKNGRDSNPQFRGIKLYGGQKAKPGAIIVRQCGTRFKPGFQVGIGSDDTLFALAEGTVEFQGRKVHVRAAD, encoded by the coding sequence ATGGCTCATAAAAAAGGACAGGGCTCAACCAAGAACGGCCGTGACTCGAACCCGCAGTTCCGCGGGATCAAGCTCTATGGCGGCCAGAAAGCCAAACCCGGTGCCATCATCGTCCGCCAGTGCGGCACCCGATTCAAGCCCGGTTTCCAGGTCGGCATCGGCAGCGATGACACCCTCTTCGCCCTCGCCGAGGGAACCGTCGAGTTCCAGGGACGAAAAGTCCACGTCCGTGCCGCTGACTGA
- a CDS encoding MraY family glycosyltransferase: MQTSIAAPLVAQVAWSMVTAFCVTAILGEVVLRLARRLSLNDQPDREQHKAHSTQVPNIGGVAITLGLLAGILAVTLPGLTQTRWLILTLLGMIALHLLGLVDDRRGLGAWLKLSIQALVAIAIVTLGEVRVMTLLDETVPGGYLISTSLSVLWLLVICNAINFLDNMDGLASSVSAVAAMVFLAAALLTGQSEVAWLSAAAAGGCLGFLLHNAPPARMYMGDGGSLVLGLGLGVISIQLTYVQADNGETIWHGVLTPLIVLAVPVYDFLSVVFLRLRAGRSPMSADRNHLSHRLVRLGLKPPTAVGLIAILTLATGLGGVLLAALTGWQALLVAAQTLAILTLVAIFESLGSSTDR; encoded by the coding sequence ATGCAAACGTCGATCGCAGCTCCGCTGGTCGCTCAGGTTGCCTGGTCTATGGTCACGGCCTTCTGTGTCACCGCGATCCTCGGCGAAGTGGTCCTGCGCCTCGCGAGACGCTTGTCCCTCAACGACCAGCCCGACCGTGAGCAGCACAAAGCCCACTCGACTCAAGTACCCAACATCGGCGGGGTCGCCATCACACTCGGCCTCCTGGCCGGCATTCTGGCCGTCACCCTCCCGGGCCTCACCCAGACTCGATGGCTCATCCTCACCCTCCTTGGCATGATCGCTCTGCACCTGCTCGGTCTGGTCGATGACCGCCGCGGGCTCGGAGCATGGCTCAAGCTAAGCATTCAGGCTCTGGTCGCCATCGCCATCGTCACACTCGGCGAGGTCCGGGTCATGACCCTTCTTGATGAGACCGTCCCGGGCGGATACCTCATCAGCACCAGCCTTTCAGTCCTGTGGCTGCTCGTCATCTGCAACGCCATCAACTTCCTCGACAACATGGACGGGCTGGCGTCGAGTGTCTCCGCCGTCGCCGCTATGGTCTTCCTGGCCGCTGCTCTCCTAACCGGTCAATCCGAGGTCGCGTGGCTCTCAGCGGCAGCGGCAGGGGGGTGCCTCGGATTTCTCCTGCACAACGCCCCGCCGGCCCGAATGTACATGGGCGATGGCGGGTCACTGGTCCTCGGTCTTGGCCTGGGCGTGATCTCCATCCAACTCACCTACGTCCAGGCTGACAACGGCGAGACCATCTGGCATGGCGTCCTCACCCCTCTCATCGTTTTAGCGGTCCCTGTTTACGACTTCCTCTCCGTTGTCTTCCTCCGCCTCCGGGCCGGACGCAGCCCGATGTCTGCCGACCGCAATCACCTTTCACACCGCCTGGTCCGACTTGGACTCAAACCACCCACCGCCGTGGGCCTCATCGCGATCCTGACACTCGCCACCGGCCTGGGCGGGGTCCTCCTGGCCGCGCTCACCGGCTGGCAGGCTCTGCTTGTTGCCGCTCAGACCCTAGCGATCCTCACCCTCGTCGCCATCTTCGAGAGCCTTGGCTCATCCACTGATCGTTGA
- a CDS encoding deoxyhypusine synthase family protein yields MEEHFFHFNSRELLEAARAYEQHLNQGGKMMVTLAGAMSTARLGKILARMIREDKIHAICCTGANLEEDLFLLLAGTEYETCGDYRDLGPQQEAALLERGMNRVADICIPEHAMRTLQKSLNKRWIEADRNGESHFPYEYLYDIIRTGELEDHYQMPVEDSWMVAAAEKNLPIYTPGWEDSTTGNFFVALSIQRKIKSHRPVRTGSEQMQHLAGWYQQNASSGPGIGFFQVGGGIAGDFPICVVPMLTQDLKLDDTPLWGYFCQISDAVTSYGGYSGAEPNEKITWGKLHTSTPKFSIQSDATIVAPMIFAYVLGD; encoded by the coding sequence ATGGAAGAGCACTTCTTCCATTTCAACAGCCGGGAACTGCTGGAGGCGGCCAGGGCCTACGAACAGCATCTCAACCAAGGCGGGAAGATGATGGTCACCCTCGCCGGGGCCATGAGCACCGCCCGACTCGGTAAGATCCTCGCCCGCATGATCCGTGAGGACAAGATTCACGCCATCTGCTGCACCGGAGCCAACCTCGAAGAAGACCTGTTCCTGCTCCTGGCAGGCACCGAATACGAGACCTGTGGCGACTACCGCGACCTCGGCCCCCAGCAGGAGGCCGCTCTCCTGGAACGCGGGATGAACCGTGTCGCCGACATCTGTATCCCCGAGCACGCCATGCGCACGCTCCAAAAGTCCCTCAACAAGCGATGGATCGAGGCTGACCGCAACGGAGAGTCACACTTTCCCTACGAATACCTCTACGACATCATCCGTACCGGCGAGCTCGAAGACCACTACCAGATGCCCGTCGAGGACAGTTGGATGGTCGCCGCCGCGGAGAAGAACCTGCCCATCTACACACCCGGCTGGGAAGATTCGACCACCGGAAACTTCTTCGTCGCCCTGAGCATCCAGCGAAAAATTAAGTCCCATCGACCTGTCCGCACCGGCAGTGAGCAGATGCAGCACCTCGCTGGCTGGTATCAGCAAAACGCTTCCTCGGGACCCGGCATCGGCTTCTTTCAGGTCGGCGGCGGGATCGCGGGCGACTTCCCCATCTGCGTCGTTCCGATGCTCACGCAGGACCTCAAGCTCGATGATACGCCCCTCTGGGGCTACTTCTGCCAGATATCCGACGCCGTCACGAGCTATGGCGGGTACTCCGGAGCCGAGCCCAACGAGAAAATTACCTGGGGCAAGCTCCACACCAGCACCCCCAAGTTCTCCATCCAGAGTGACGCCACCATCGTCGCCCCGATGATCTTTGCCTACGTCCTGGGCGATTAA
- a CDS encoding tetratricopeptide repeat protein — protein MGIFGLGGNKQSKDGGSGASSSRDPRKAVRFFEHADTVASAGNYDYAIDLFINGLRHDPANMNRHEDLRDVALKRKLAGGKPAGFAAKLSSGGSTKLEKMLSAEKLWAMSPLDARLMRDVMKLAVEADAQEDDETNLAEVAYWMGVNAMEQTSTKPDKGLYMSLQESFAKIGAYAKAVEACKRAIGVAPNDAKLFELLRNLEAEKMISGGQFGAGEQGDFRSNLKDADAQATLQAEGQLRVGESEQDQIIAKRRAEWEETPEDSDKLTKLIDVLLKTEQEDHESEAIELLNKAWEDVGQYRFKMRAGDIKMKQMARQSRILKQMAQDKSPEAIAEFQENQKQRLAFELGEYEERSKNYPTDMGIRYEYGRRLFQAGRFDDAIGAFQQAKADAKHRAQSHLFLGQCYLKKSWNEEAVDTLHEGIESHKLQDDRLALDLRYLLMEALTLVAEGSKKLEAAKEAQKVASGILQTDISYRDIQARMEKIRELVKTLEAASDD, from the coding sequence GTGGGCATCTTCGGCTTAGGCGGCAACAAGCAGAGCAAGGATGGGGGGAGTGGGGCGTCTAGTAGCAGGGACCCGCGCAAGGCGGTCCGCTTCTTCGAGCACGCTGACACGGTGGCCTCTGCGGGGAACTACGACTACGCCATCGATCTGTTCATCAACGGGTTGCGGCATGACCCCGCGAACATGAACCGGCATGAGGACCTTCGGGATGTCGCGCTTAAGCGCAAGCTGGCGGGCGGGAAGCCGGCCGGGTTCGCGGCAAAGCTGTCTTCAGGGGGTTCGACCAAGCTGGAGAAGATGCTCTCGGCTGAGAAGCTGTGGGCGATGAGCCCCCTTGACGCCCGACTGATGCGGGATGTGATGAAGCTGGCGGTTGAGGCGGACGCTCAGGAGGATGACGAGACCAATCTCGCCGAGGTCGCCTACTGGATGGGTGTCAACGCGATGGAGCAGACTTCTACCAAGCCCGACAAGGGGCTTTACATGAGCCTGCAAGAATCCTTCGCGAAGATCGGCGCATATGCGAAGGCCGTCGAGGCGTGCAAGCGGGCCATCGGGGTCGCGCCTAACGACGCCAAACTGTTTGAGCTGCTCCGGAATCTAGAAGCCGAGAAGATGATCTCAGGCGGGCAGTTCGGGGCCGGTGAACAGGGTGACTTCCGATCCAACCTCAAGGACGCGGACGCTCAGGCGACGCTGCAAGCCGAGGGGCAGTTGCGGGTGGGCGAGTCGGAGCAGGACCAGATCATCGCGAAGCGGCGCGCCGAGTGGGAAGAGACGCCGGAGGACAGCGACAAGCTGACCAAGCTCATCGATGTGCTTCTCAAAACCGAGCAGGAGGATCACGAGTCCGAGGCGATTGAGCTGCTCAACAAGGCCTGGGAGGATGTTGGGCAGTACCGCTTCAAGATGCGGGCTGGCGACATCAAGATGAAACAGATGGCCCGGCAGAGCCGGATCCTCAAGCAGATGGCTCAGGACAAGAGCCCGGAGGCGATCGCCGAGTTTCAGGAGAACCAGAAGCAGCGGCTGGCCTTTGAACTGGGCGAGTATGAAGAGCGATCGAAGAACTATCCGACCGACATGGGGATACGGTACGAGTACGGGCGTCGGCTGTTTCAGGCCGGGCGATTCGATGACGCGATCGGGGCGTTTCAGCAGGCCAAGGCGGACGCCAAGCATCGGGCACAGTCGCACCTGTTTCTCGGCCAGTGCTACCTCAAGAAGTCGTGGAATGAGGAGGCGGTCGATACGCTGCATGAGGGCATCGAATCTCACAAGCTCCAGGATGACCGGTTGGCTCTGGACCTCCGGTATCTGCTGATGGAGGCCCTGACGCTGGTGGCCGAGGGCTCGAAGAAACTCGAAGCGGCCAAGGAAGCGCAGAAGGTCGCTTCGGGGATCCTGCAGACCGACATCTCGTACCGGGACATCCAGGCGCGGATGGAGAAGATCCGGGAACTGGTCAAGACGCTGGAAGCGGCTTCGGACGATTGA